The following proteins are encoded in a genomic region of Labeo rohita strain BAU-BD-2019 chromosome 5, IGBB_LRoh.1.0, whole genome shotgun sequence:
- the ctdnep1a gene encoding CTD nuclear envelope phosphatase 1A, translating to MLKTRQCLLGIRTFLGVTSRIWSFILYILRKHLRTIIQYQTVRYDTLPLSPISRNRLNAVKRKILVLDLDETLIHSHHDGVLRPTVRPGTPPDFILKVVIDKHPVRFFVHKRPHVDFFLEVVSQWYELVVFTASMEIYGSAVADKLDNNRDILKRRYYRQHCTLDLGSYIKDLSVVHSDLSSIVILDNSPGAYRSHPDNAIPIKSWFSDPSDTALLNLLPMLDALRFTSDVRSVLSRNLHQHRLW from the exons ATGTTGAAGACACGTCAGTGTTTACTTGGGATTCGTACCTTCCTTGGAGTGACGTCTAGAATATGGAGTTTCATTTTATACATCCTCAGGAAGCATTTACGAACG ATAATCCAGTACCAAACAGTGCGTTATGACACATTACCTCTCTCCCCTATTTCCAGAAACAGACTCA ATGCGGTAAAGAGGAAGATATTGGTGTTGGATCTGGATGAGACCTTGATTCATTCTCACCATGATGGTGTCCTTAGACCTACAGTGAGGCCTGGTACACCGCCAGACTTTATCCTCAAG GTGGTAATAGACAAACACCCAGTCAGGTTTTTTGTCCATAAAAGGCCACACGTCGACTTCTTTTTAGAAGTG GTTAGTCAGTGGTATGAGCTGGTAGTATTTACAGCTAGTATGGAGATATATGGATCGGCTGTAGCAGATAAGCTGGATAACAACAGGGATATCCTCAAAAGAAGATACTACAGACAG CACTGCACTCTGGATTTAGGAAGCTACATAAAAGATCTGTCTGTAGTACACAGTGATCTCTCCAGTATAGTCATTCTGGACAACTCGCCTGGAGCTTATCGAAGTCACCCAG ACAATGCAATACCTATAAAGTCGTGGTTCAGTGACCCAAGCGACACAGCACTTCTTAACCTGCTCCCAATGTTGGATGCATTGAG